A single genomic interval of Bradyrhizobium sp. AZCC 1693 harbors:
- the groL gene encoding chaperonin GroEL (60 kDa chaperone family; promotes refolding of misfolded polypeptides especially under stressful conditions; forms two stacked rings of heptamers to form a barrel-shaped 14mer; ends can be capped by GroES; misfolded proteins enter the barrel where they are refolded when GroES binds): protein MAAKEVKFSVDAREKMLRGVDILANTVKVTLGPKGRNVVIEKSFGAPRITKDGVTVAKEIELDDKFENMGAQMVREVASKTSDRVGDGTTTAIVLAQAIVKEGAKAVAAGMNPMDLKRGIDRAIDTLIADIEKNSKKITSNDEIAQVATISANGDAEIGRFLADAMKKVGNDGVITVEEAKSLQTELDVVEGMQFDRGYISPYFITNAEKMRVELEDPYVLVHEKKLSGLQPMLPLLESIVQSGKPLLIIAEDVEGEALATLVVNRLRGGLKVAAVKAPGFGDRRKAMLQDIAILTGGSMISEDLGIKLENVTISMLGRAKNVRIEKEDTTIVSGAGKKADIEARIAQIKAEIEETTSDYDREKLQERLAKLAGGVAVIRVGGATEVEVRERKDRVDDALHATRAAVEEGILPGGGVPLLRAVKALDRLKAANADERYGVEIVKKALSWPTRQIAINAGEDGSLVVGKILDKDTYAFGFDAQTGEFCNLISKGIIDPTKVVRTALEDAASVAGLLVTTEAMVAELPKKKSPPTAPGASMADMDYQI, encoded by the coding sequence ATGGCTGCCAAGGAAGTCAAATTTTCGGTCGATGCCCGCGAGAAGATGCTGCGCGGCGTCGACATTCTCGCCAATACGGTGAAAGTCACGCTTGGTCCGAAAGGACGAAACGTCGTTATCGAAAAGTCGTTCGGTGCGCCACGCATCACCAAGGACGGCGTGACGGTCGCGAAGGAGATCGAACTCGACGACAAGTTCGAGAACATGGGCGCCCAGATGGTGCGCGAGGTGGCGTCGAAGACGTCGGATCGCGTTGGCGACGGCACCACGACTGCCATCGTGCTTGCCCAGGCGATCGTGAAAGAGGGGGCGAAGGCCGTCGCCGCAGGCATGAATCCGATGGACCTCAAGCGCGGTATCGACCGCGCTATCGATACGCTGATCGCTGATATCGAGAAGAACTCGAAAAAGATCACCTCGAACGACGAGATCGCGCAGGTTGCGACCATTTCGGCCAACGGCGACGCCGAGATCGGCCGCTTCCTGGCCGATGCCATGAAGAAGGTCGGTAACGACGGCGTCATTACCGTGGAGGAGGCCAAGTCGCTGCAGACCGAACTCGACGTGGTCGAGGGCATGCAGTTCGACCGCGGCTATATCTCGCCCTACTTCATCACCAACGCCGAGAAGATGCGGGTCGAGCTCGAAGATCCGTACGTTCTGGTCCATGAAAAGAAGCTGTCGGGACTGCAGCCAATGCTGCCGTTGCTTGAATCGATCGTGCAGTCAGGCAAACCGCTGCTCATCATTGCCGAGGACGTGGAGGGCGAGGCGCTTGCCACCCTTGTCGTCAACAGGCTGCGGGGCGGACTGAAAGTCGCGGCGGTGAAAGCGCCCGGCTTCGGCGATCGCCGCAAGGCGATGCTTCAGGACATCGCCATCCTTACCGGCGGCAGCATGATCTCCGAGGATCTCGGTATCAAGCTGGAGAACGTTACCATTAGTATGTTGGGCCGCGCCAAGAATGTGAGGATCGAAAAGGAGGATACGACAATCGTCAGCGGCGCCGGCAAGAAGGCGGATATCGAGGCTCGCATTGCCCAGATCAAGGCCGAGATCGAGGAGACGACCTCCGACTACGATCGTGAGAAACTCCAGGAACGGCTCGCCAAGCTCGCGGGCGGCGTTGCGGTGATCCGTGTTGGCGGGGCCACCGAGGTCGAGGTGAGGGAGCGCAAGGATCGCGTCGACGACGCGCTGCATGCGACCCGCGCGGCAGTCGAGGAAGGCATTCTGCCCGGCGGCGGCGTTCCCCTGCTCCGTGCCGTCAAGGCGCTCGATAGGTTGAAAGCGGCCAACGCGGATGAGCGCTATGGCGTCGAGATCGTGAAGAAAGCGCTGTCATGGCCGACGCGCCAGATCGCCATCAACGCCGGCGAGGATGGCTCGCTCGTGGTCGGCAAGATCCTGGACAAGGATACATACGCCTTCGGATTTGATGCCCAGACCGGCGAGTTCTGTAACCTGATCTCAAAGGGCATCATTGATCCCACCAAGGTGGTGCGCACGGCACTCGAGGACGCCGCGTCGGTGGCGGGCCTGCTGGTCACCACGGAGGCTATGGTCGCTGAACTCCCGAAGAAGAAATCTCCGCCGACGGCGCCTGGCGCGAGCATGGCCGACATGGACTATCAAATCTGA
- a CDS encoding BrnA antitoxin family protein produces the protein MKKETSKRLTREQLAELKSLGTLPDSAIDTSDAPELLDWSGAKRGLFYRPVKQQLTLRLDADVVAWFKSHTKSNEGYQTRINRALREYVQGQASKGRRSRA, from the coding sequence ATGAAGAAGGAAACTTCTAAGCGGTTGACGCGTGAGCAACTGGCGGAACTGAAGTCGCTGGGGACGCTACCCGATAGCGCCATCGACACGTCGGACGCGCCGGAACTCCTTGACTGGTCCGGCGCCAAGCGTGGGCTGTTCTATCGGCCCGTCAAGCAGCAACTGACACTTCGCCTCGATGCCGATGTCGTCGCCTGGTTCAAGAGCCACACGAAATCCAATGAAGGCTATCAAACACGCATCAATCGGGCGTTGCGCGAGTACGTGCAAGGTCAGGCAAGCAAGGGTCGGCGGTCTCGGGCTTGA
- a CDS encoding BrnT family toxin: MIRSASKPDPHPDGDRWHTIGLVGPVLLLVIHTWPEAESEAGEPVGRIISARKATAHERKAYEEGNF, encoded by the coding sequence ATGATCCGCTCAGCCTCGAAGCCCGACCCGCATCCGGATGGAGATCGCTGGCACACCATCGGACTTGTCGGGCCGGTGTTGCTGCTGGTGATTCACACCTGGCCGGAAGCCGAATCCGAAGCAGGCGAGCCGGTCGGCCGCATCATCAGCGCGCGAAAGGCCACCGCCCACGAAAGGAAAGCCTATGAAGAAGGAAACTTCTAA
- a CDS encoding HNH endonuclease — protein sequence MNAHVSQGGWPVLVLNADFRPLSYYPLSLWSWQDAIKAVFLDRVNIVEHYDRAVHSPSFEIQLPSVVSLKSFVKPTTHPAFTRFNVFLRDRFVCQYCHAHDDLTFDHIIPRSKGGQTTWENVVAACSPCNLRKGNLTPQQARMFPRQHPFAPTVHQLHRNGRLFPPNYLHDSWLDYLYWDTELDP from the coding sequence TTGAACGCACATGTCTCGCAGGGCGGTTGGCCGGTACTGGTGCTGAACGCGGATTTCCGGCCGCTGAGTTACTACCCGCTGTCTCTCTGGTCGTGGCAGGACGCGATCAAGGCGGTGTTTCTCGATCGCGTCAACATCGTCGAGCACTATGACCGCGCGGTGCACAGCCCGAGCTTCGAGATCCAGCTTCCGAGCGTGGTGTCGCTGAAGTCGTTCGTCAAGCCGACCACGCATCCCGCCTTCACCCGGTTCAACGTCTTCCTGCGCGATCGCTTTGTCTGCCAATACTGCCACGCGCATGACGACCTGACCTTCGATCACATCATCCCGCGCAGCAAGGGCGGCCAGACCACCTGGGAAAATGTCGTCGCGGCCTGCTCGCCGTGCAATCTGCGCAAGGGCAATCTGACGCCGCAGCAGGCGCGGATGTTTCCGCGGCAACACCCGTTCGCGCCGACGGTCCATCAACTGCATCGGAACGGGCGATTGTTTCCGCCGAACTATCTGCACGATAGCTGGCTGGATTATTTATATTGGGATACCGAGCTCGATCCGTAA
- a CDS encoding chloride channel protein has product MGTPSRYLEAPRRLRAFVRAHETSLVVLAAMIGTIGGLVVLAMSVAVAALHALLFNISITERLSSQPSIEALRAVLVPSLGGLLLGAALLLLLRWRPAREIDPIEANALHGGRMSFRGSVIVALQTTWSSGVGASVGLEAGYTQLASGLAASLGRGFHLRRADQRIMVGCGAAAAISGAFGAPLAGAFYAFELVIGGYTPASLTPVGVAAVAGYFVTHGFQELSLGISIGPVGDVVGRDLAVAALLGVLAALFGILIMRGVALCEAGLAKTRLWPPLRPALAGLAVGLLALLTPQVMSSGHGALHFSGLVSMPLQIIAGVFVLKALASIVSLGSGFRGGLFFATLFMGALGGRLYAAGVDLVWPGLALDPNVYAVIGMSALSASVIGGPLTMSFIALESTGNLWLTTVVLVAVMISTQITRELFGYSFATWRLHLRGETIRSAADVGWIRDLTVRRLMRPDVATVDAGIGIEAFRVKFPLGSKTQVVAVDATGRYVGLAVVAEAHAPEIDAARGLVGILHHRDVVLHPVMNIQEAIAVFDAAEAESLAVVEADGERRPVGILTEAHAMRRYAEESDKRRREAIGEV; this is encoded by the coding sequence ATGGGCACCCCTTCACGTTATCTTGAGGCGCCGCGCCGGTTGCGGGCGTTCGTTCGCGCCCATGAAACGAGCCTGGTGGTGCTGGCGGCGATGATCGGAACCATCGGCGGCTTGGTGGTGCTGGCGATGAGTGTGGCGGTGGCGGCCCTGCACGCGCTGCTGTTCAACATCAGCATCACGGAGCGGCTTTCCAGCCAGCCGAGTATCGAGGCGCTGCGGGCTGTGCTGGTTCCGAGCCTCGGCGGCTTGCTGCTGGGGGCGGCGTTACTGCTGTTGCTGCGCTGGCGTCCCGCGCGCGAGATCGATCCGATCGAGGCCAACGCCTTGCATGGCGGGCGGATGTCGTTTCGCGGCAGTGTCATCGTGGCCCTGCAGACCACCTGGTCCAGCGGCGTCGGGGCGTCGGTCGGCCTTGAAGCGGGATATACCCAGCTTGCGAGCGGTCTTGCCGCATCGCTCGGCCGTGGATTTCACCTGCGCCGCGCCGACCAGCGCATCATGGTCGGCTGCGGAGCGGCGGCTGCGATCTCGGGCGCGTTCGGCGCCCCCCTCGCCGGTGCGTTCTATGCGTTCGAACTCGTGATCGGAGGCTATACGCCAGCGAGCCTGACGCCGGTCGGCGTCGCCGCCGTGGCGGGTTATTTTGTCACGCATGGATTTCAGGAATTGTCGCTCGGCATCAGCATCGGCCCGGTCGGCGACGTGGTCGGGCGCGATCTTGCGGTTGCCGCGCTGCTCGGCGTTCTGGCGGCGCTGTTCGGCATCCTCATCATGCGCGGCGTGGCGTTATGCGAGGCGGGACTTGCGAAGACCCGTCTCTGGCCGCCGCTGCGCCCGGCACTCGCCGGCCTCGCGGTCGGTCTGCTCGCGCTGCTGACGCCACAGGTGATGTCATCGGGGCATGGCGCACTGCATTTTTCCGGCCTCGTCTCGATGCCGTTGCAGATCATCGCCGGAGTCTTCGTCCTGAAGGCGCTGGCCTCGATCGTCTCGCTTGGCTCCGGCTTCCGCGGCGGATTGTTCTTCGCCACGCTGTTCATGGGCGCGCTCGGCGGCCGCCTGTACGCCGCCGGCGTCGACCTGGTCTGGCCGGGTCTTGCGCTGGATCCCAATGTCTATGCCGTGATCGGGATGAGCGCGCTGTCGGCGTCCGTGATCGGCGGCCCGCTGACGATGTCGTTCATCGCACTGGAATCGACCGGCAACCTTTGGCTCACCACGGTGGTGCTGGTCGCGGTCATGATCTCCACCCAGATCACCCGCGAATTGTTCGGCTACTCCTTTGCGACCTGGCGCCTGCATCTGCGCGGCGAGACCATCCGCAGCGCCGCCGACGTCGGCTGGATCCGCGATCTCACGGTCCGGCGCCTGATGCGGCCGGATGTCGCCACGGTCGATGCCGGTATCGGGATCGAGGCCTTCCGGGTGAAATTTCCGCTGGGGTCGAAGACGCAGGTCGTCGCGGTCGATGCTACCGGGCGCTATGTCGGGCTCGCGGTGGTAGCCGAAGCACACGCACCGGAAATCGACGCCGCGCGCGGCCTTGTCGGCATCCTGCATCATCGCGACGTCGTGCTGCATCCGGTCATGAACATTC